GCCAACCTCAAGGACAAGACGCTGTTCCTGGTCGAGGCCAAGCAGGCCGGCATCTTCGAGATCCGCAACGTGCCGCCGGAACAGCTCCAGGGCATCGTCAGCGTCGTTTGCCCGCAGATGGTCTACCCCTACCTGCGCGCCATCGTGTCCGACGTCTGCACGCGCGCCGGCTTTCCGCCGATCCTGCTGACGGAAGTCAACTTCCAGGCCATGTTCGAGGCCCAGCAGCAGCAGGCCGCCGCGGCGGCCAACGGCGGCTCGCGCATCATCACCGGCGCGAACTAAGGGCGTCGGCGGAGGCACGGCGATGCAGATCGCGGTGCTCGGCGCTGGTGCCTGGGGCACGGCCCTGGCCGCTGCCGCGGCAGCCGCCGGCCACGACACGTGGCTGTGGGCGCGTGATGCGGCCCAGGCTGCGGCCCTGCAGGCCACGCACACCAACGCCCGCTACCTGCCCGAGGTGGCGCTGCCGCCGTCGCTGCGGGCCACGGACGACCTGCCTGCGGCGCTGGCGCACGGCCAAGGCGCCGACGGCCTGCTCGTCATCGCCACGCCCATGGCCGGCCTGCGCAGCCTGCTGCAGGCGCTGCCGGCGGACGCCCCGGCGCTGTGGCTCTGCAAGGGTTTCGAGGCTGGCACCGGCCTGCTGGGCCACGAGATCGCGCGCACGCTGCGCCCGGGGCGGCCCTGCGGCGTGCTCAGCGGGCCGAGCTTCGCGCTGGAGGTGGCGCGCGGCCTGCCCACCGCGCTGGTGGCCGCCAGCGCCGATGCCGCGCTCGCCGCGCGCGCGGTCGAGGCCTTCCACGGTGGCGCGCTGCGCGTCTACACCAGCGCCGACATCGTGGGTGTGGAGGTCGGCGGCGCGCTGAAGAACGTGCTGGCCATCGCCACCGGCATCGTCGACGGTCTGCCGGCGGCGGGCCTGAATGCCCGTGCGGCACTGATCACGCGCGGGCTGGCCGAGATGACGCGCCTGGGCCAGGCGCTGGGCGCGCGGCCCGACACCTTCATGGGCCTGTCGGGACTGGGCGACCTGGTGCTCACCGCCACCGGCTCCTTGTCGCGCAACCGCGCGGTGGGTCTGGCGCTGGCCGCCGGACGGCGCCTGCCCCAAGCGCTGGCCGAGTTGGGCCACGTGGCCGAAGGCGTGCCCACCGCGGCGGTGGCGCTGCAGCGCGCGCAGGCCCTCGGCGTGGACATGCCGATCACGGCTGCCGTGGTGGCGGTGCTCGAAGGCCGCCTTGCCCCCGCGCAGGCCGTGGCCGCGCTGATGGCGCGCGATGCCAAGGCCGAGGCGGGTTGATCCGGCCTCTTCAGACGCCGCCCACGTAGCCCTGCTGGCGCCAGGCCTCGAACACCACCACCGCCACCGCGTTGCTCAGGTTCAGGCTGCGCTGGCCCGGCCGCATCGGCAGGCGCACGCGCTGGGCCGGCGCGAATCGTTGACGCAGCTCGGGCGCGAGCCCGCGCGATTCGCTGCCGAAGACGAAGCTGTCGCCCAGCTGCCAGCGCACCGCCGGCAGCGCCTGCGAGCCGTGCGTGGTGAAGGCGAACAGGCGCGCCGGGTCGGGCTGCGCAGCGGCAAGGAAGGCGTCGAAGTCGGCATGCCGCTGCACCTCGGCCCACTCGTGGTAATCAAGCCCGGCGCGGCGCAGCAGCTTGTCGTCCATCGAAAAACCCAGCGGTTCCACCAGGTGCAGCGTGCAGCCGGTGTTGGCCACCAGCCGGATGACGTTGCCGGTGTTGGGCGGGATCTCCGGCTCGACGAGCACGATGTGGAACATGTTCAGGCGCTGCCCGGCGCGGGCGTGCGCGCAAACACCCACACGTGCACGGCCGTGGCGCCCGCGCGGCGCAGTTCCTGCGCGGCGGCGGCCACGGTGGCGCCGGTGGTCATGACGTCGTCCACCAGCGCCACGGCGCGGCCGGCCAGCGCAGCGCGCTGCCTGGGCTCGGCCATGAACGAGCGCGCGAGGTTGGCCTCGCGTCCGGCCCGCGACTGGCCGGTCTGGTGCGGGGTGTCGATGGGTCGCAGCAGCAGCGCGTCGTCAGCCGGCAGGCCGCGCAGACGGGCGACGCGGCGGGCCAGCTCCCAGGCCTGGTTGTAGCCGCGCTCGGCCAGCCGGGCCGGGGCCAGCGGCACGGGCAGCACCAGCGTCGGCGCGGGCAGCGTGGCCGGCGGCGCGGACGCCGCCACGGCGCGGGCCAGCCGGTCGGCCAGCAGGGGGGCCAGCTCCACGCGGCCATGGAACTTGAAGGCCTGCACGAGGCTGTCCCAAGGGAAGCCGTAGTCGGCCGCGGCCACGGTGGCGTCGAACGGCGGCTCCTGGGCGCCCAGGCAGCCGCCGCAGCGGTGCACCGGCGTGCCGGTCGGCAAGGCGCAGCGTGTGCAACGTGCGCGCAGCGAGGCAAAGCGCGTGTCGCAGCCCGGGCACAGGGCGTCGCCCGCGGTCCACTGGCGGCACAGCTCGCACTGCGTCGGCCAATGCCCCTGGCGAGGGGCACCGGGTGCTGGGGAACCCAGAAGGTCGCGGAGCATGGCGTCCCTATACTGCCACGCATGCCCGTGCCCGACGCCCCCGCCACCGCGCCCCGGCCGGTGGACGCGGTGGCGCTGGCGCGCTGGCGCCGCCGGCTGCGCGACGCGCCGGAGCCGCCCTGGCTGCACACCGAGGTCGCGCGCCGCATGGCCGAGCGGCTCGCGGTGGTGAAGCTGCAGCCGCCGGCCGTGCTCGACTGGGGCCTGCAGCCGCGCCACGACCGCCTGCTGCTGTCCAGCGCCTACCCGCAGGCCTGCATCACGCCGGTGGATCCCGACGCCCCTGACGCCCCGCCGGCCGTCCTGCCCTGGTGGCAGCGCCTGCTGTCGCGCGGCGCCGCCCCCGCCGTGCGGGCCCCCGCCGCAGTGCCCGCCGGCCAGGCGCAGCTGGTCTGGAGCACGATGCTGCTGCACACCTTGCCCGACCCGCAGGCACAATTCGTGGCCTGGCAACGCGCGCTGGCGGTCGACGGATTTCTGATGTTCTGCACCCTCGGGCCGGGCACGCTGCAGTCCCTGTCAACGCTGTATGCCGCAGCCGGCTGGCCGGCGCCGCTGGCCCCGCTGGTGGACATGCACGACCTCGGCGACATGCTGGTGCACGCCGGCTTCGCCGACCCGGTGATGGACCAGGAGACGCTGCGCCTGACCTGGGGTCACCCCGATGCCGCGCTGGCCGAGCTGCGCACGCTGGGCCTCAACGCCGCGCCGACGCGCGCACCGGGCCTGCGCACCCCGCGCTGGCGGAAAGGCCTGTTGCAGCATCTGGAGGCCACCCGCGGCCCCGATGGCCGGCTGAGCCTGGCGTTCGAAATCGTGTACGGACACGCCTTCAAGCCGCTGCCCCGGGCACGCCTGGCAGCCGAGACCACGGTGGCGCTGGATGACCTGCGCACGATGGCCCGGCGCCGACCGCCGACCCCGCTGCGCTGACGCGGTCCTGACTCGACCTGCGTGGGCGTTTTGCCGCTTTATCCACGTCATTACCCGAGGGGGTGCTGAGCTAGAATTCGTGTCGTCCAAAAGGGTTGGGATGCGCCCGGTGACGGCCGCAGCCCCTGTCGACACCGAGAGTCGGGCTTGGCGCCGCAAGCAGAACCAGCACCCGCCGCACACCGTCACGACGTCCGCCGTTCCTGCAGTAGCCGTTCTCCAGCATGTCCGTCACCGCCGTACCAGCGCCTTGGGCCCCTGCGCCCCGCACGGGTTCCTCGTTCGGCCGCCGGCTGCTGAACCCGGGTCCCGGTGGCCGCCCGGCGCTGCAGTGGCCGCTGCGCCGCAACTGCTCGATCACGCCGCGTCAGCTGGGCGCGGTGTTCCTGTCTCTCTGTGTCGTGTCGGTGGCCGTGTCGGCATTCTTCGTGGCGCAGGGCGCGCCTTACGTTGCCGCCTTCGCGGGCATCGAGCTGCTGGCGGTCGGCGTGGCGATGCTGATCTTCGCCCGCCATGCCGGCGACCACGAGACCCTCACGCTGGAGGGCCGCTCGCTGCATGTCGAGCAAAGCCTCGGCAGCCAGGTGCGGCACACGCTTCTCGACACCGAATGGCTCGCTGTCGAGCCCGCCGCCGGCCAGGGCTCCCTGGTGCAGCTGCGTGGGCGCGGCGGAAGTGTGCGCGTCGGCCGCTTCGTGCGGCCCGAACTGCGCGCCGCCCTGGCCCAGGAACTTCGCACGGCCTTGCGCCGCGGTCCCGAAATCGAACCTTGACCCTGAAGTGAAACCGATGACGCGCTCGACATCCTTCCGTCAACGCCTGCGCCAGGCTCCGCTGGCCCTGGGCGCCCTGTTCGCATCGGGCGCCGCCATGGCCGTGTCCGACCTGCCCGGCGGCCCGGCGGTCAACCAGCTCAACCTGCATCCCGCAGCGACGCAGATCGCCGAGCAGCAGCACTTCCTGCACTGGTTCATGCTGATCGTGTGCACGGTGATCTTCGTTGCCGTGTTCGGGGTCATGTTCTATTCGATCCTCAAGCACCGCAAGTCTCTGGGCCACAAGCCGGCGAACTTCCATGAGAGCACGGCGGTGGAGATCGCCTGGACGGTGGTGCCCTTCATCATCGTCATCGCCATGGGTGCCATGGCCACGCGCACCGTGGTCGCGATGAAGGACACCACCAACGCCGACCTCACCATCAAGGCCACCGGTTACCAGTGGCAGTGGGGCTACGACTATCTCAAGGGTGAGGGCGAGGGGATCGCCTTTCTGTCCGCGCTGGATGCCTCGCACCGCGTGATGTCCGACCAGGGCAAGCCGCAAGGCGCCGACTACCTGCTCAAGGTCGACAACCCGCTGGTGGTGCCCGTCAACCAGAAGATCCGCATCGTCACCACCGCCAACGACGTGATCCACGCCTGGATGGTGCCGGCCTTCGGCGTCAAGCAGGACGCCATCCCGGGCTTTGTGCGCGACACCTGGTTCCGCGCCGAGAAGACCGGCGACTTCTACGGCCAGTGCGCCGAGCTGTGCGGCAAGGAACACGCCTACATGCCGATCCACGTCAAGGTGGTCACGGCCGACGAGTACACCGCCTGGGTGGCGGCCAGGAAGAAGGCGATGCAGGCCAAGGCCGACGACCCGAGCAAGGTCTGGGTGCTGGCCGACCTCGTGGCCCGCGGCGAGAAGGTCTACAACGCCAACTGCGCCGCCTGCCACCGCGCCGACGGCAAGGGCGCCGGCCCGATCAAGCCGCTGGACGGCAGCGCGATCGTCTTGAATGAGCCCGCGCGCCAGATCGAAATCCTGCTCAATGGCGCCGCCAACGGCGCGATGCCAGCCTGGAAGCAGCTCTCGGACACCGAGATCGCGGCCGTGCTGACCTACACCAAGAACTCGTGGTCCAACCAGACCGGCAAGCTCATCCAGCCTGCCGAGATCATGGCCGCGCGCAAGTGACCGACTGAATCTGCAAGAGGCATCCGAACCATGAGCGCAGTCCTTCCCCCGCACGGCCACGTTGCCGGTCACGACCACGCCCACGACGACCACGACCACAAGCCCACCGGCTGGCGCCGCTGGGTCTTCGCGACGAACCACAAGGACATCGGCACGATGTACCTGTTGTTCAGCTTCGCGATGCTGATGGTGGGCGGCGTCCTGGCGCTGGGCATCCGCGCCGAGCTGTTCCAGCCGGGGCTGCAGTTCGTGAACCCGGAGCTGTTCAACCAGCTCACCACGATGCACGGCCTGATCATGGTGTTCGGCGCCATCATGCCGGCCTTCGTGGGCTTCGCGAACTGGATGATCCCGCTGCAGATCGGCGCGAGCGACATGGCCTTCGCGCGCATGAACAACCTCAGCTTCTGGCTGCTGATCCCAGCGGCGCTGATCCTGGCGGGTTCGTTCTTCATGCCCGGCGGCGCGCCGGCCGCGGGCTGGACGCTCTACGCCCCGCTGACGCTGCAGATGGGCCCGTCGATGGACGCCGCGATCTTCGCGATGCACATCATGGGCGCGAGCTCGATCATGGGCTCGATCAACATCATCGTGACGATCCTGAACATGCGCGCACCCGGCATGACGCTGATGAAGATGCCCCTCTTCTGCTGGACCTGGCTGATCACCGCCTACCTGCTGATCGCGGTGATGCCGGTGCTCGCGGGCGCGATCACGATGACGCTGACCGACCGCCACTTCGGCACCAGCTTCTTCAACCCCGCGGGCGGCGGCGACCCGGTGATGTACCAGCACATCTTCTGGTTCTTCGGCCACCCCGAGGTCTACATCATGATCCTGCCGGCCTTCGGCATCGTGAGCGCCATCATCCCGGCCTTCGCGCGCAAGAAGCTGTTCGGCTACACCAGCATGGTCTACGCCACGGCATCGATCGCGATCCTGTCGTTCATCGTGTGGGCGCACCACATGTACACGACCGGCATGCCCGTCACCGGCCAGCTGTTCTTCATGTACGCCACGATGCTGATCGCGGTGCCCACGGGCGTGAAGATCTTCAACTGGCTGGCCACGATGTGGAAGGGCTCGATGACCTTCGAGACGCCGATGCTGTGGTCAGTGGGCTTCCTGTTCGTCTTCTCGATGGGGGGCTTCACGGGGCTGATCCTGGCGATGGCGCCGATCGACATCCAGCTGCAGGACACCTACTACGTGGTGGCGCACTTCCACTACGTGCTCGTTGCGGGCTCGTTGTTCGCGCTGTTCGCGGGCGTGTACTACTGGGGCCCCAAGTGGACCGGCGTCATGTACTCCGAAGTGCGCGGCAAGATCCACTTCTGGGGCTCGCTGTTCTTCTTCAACATCACCTTCTTCCCGATGCACTTCCTCGGGCTGGCCGGCATGCCCCGCCGCTACGCCGACTACCCGATGCAGTTCGCCGACTTCAACATGATCGCCTCGATCGGCGCCTTCGGCTTCGGGCTGATGCAGGTGTACTTCTTCGTGTTCGTCGTCGTGCCCATGATGCGCGGCAAGGGCGAGCCGGCGTCCCAGAAGCCCTGGGAGGCCGCCGAAGGCCTGGAGTGGGAGGTGCCGTCTCCGGCGCCGTTCCACACCTTCGAGAACCCGCCCAAGCTCGACGCCACCGCCACCCGCGTGGTGGGCTGAGCGGGGCGCGAGACGACGCGATGGCACGCACCCCCGAGCAACGCAAGGCGAACCTGCGGCTTGCGCTGATCCTGGCGTCGCTGGCGGCGTTGCTCGGCGGAGGCTTCGTCGTGCGCATCGCCTTCTTCGGCGCATGACCCAGAGGCAGGCACCATGAAGCGACTGCTCGCCGACAACCGGCGCATGCTCGGCAAGCTGCTGCTGATCGTGCTGCTGATGTTCGGCTTCGGATACTCGCTGGTGCCCATGTACCGGGCCATCTGCGAGGCGCTGGGCATCAACGTGCTGACGCTGTCGCAGCAGCGCGCGGCCACGGGCGTCTGGACGGGGGCCCACGGCCGGACCACCAACACCCAGGTCGACACCACGCGCTCCATCACCGTGGAGTTCGACGCCAACGTGCGCGGACCCTGGGACTTCAAGCCTGCGAAGCGCTCGATCCAGGTTCACCCGGGCGAACTGGCCACGGTGATGTACCAGTTCACCAACATCCAGAAGCGCACCATGGCCGCGCAAGCCATCCCCAGCTATGCGCCCAAGCAGGCCAGCCCGCACTTCAACAAGCTCGAGTGCTTCTGCTTCAACGAGTACACGCTCAGGCCCGGCGAGTCGCGCGAGTGGCCGGTGGCCTTCGTCATCGACCCCAAGCTGCCGCGCGACGTGACCACCATCACGCTCTCCTACACCTTCTTCGAGGTCGGCGGCAAGGTGCCGCCGCAGCCGCTGGGCACGGTGGGCCAGCAGACCGCGGCCGTGGTGCCCGGCCTGGGAGCCGGCTCGTGACGGACAGCGCGCGCGGCCCGCTCGCCAGCGCGACACAGCGCCCACTGTCCTTCGGGCAGACGATGAGGGCGGTGTTCTGGGGCTTCTTCGGTGTGCGCCGCGCGCGCGACATGGGTGCCGACGTCAGCCGGCTCAATCCGGTCCACCTGCTGATCGGCGGCCTGCTCGGGGCTGCCGTGTTCGTCGTCACGCTGGTGCTGCTCGTCCGCTGGGTGGTGGGCAGTGGCGTGGCCGCCTGACCGCAACGATTCAAGTTTCTGCAGTTCCGAGGGTTCGAGGAGATACACAAGCCATGGCAGCCACTACCCCCGCGGGCCAGACCCCGTACTACTTCGTTCCCGCGCCTTCGCGCCACCCGGCGCTGATGGCGGTGGGCCTGTTCCTCGTCATCCTCGGTGCGGGCCAGTGGGTGAATGACCACGCATGGGGCGCCTGGGTGCTGCTGGCCGGCATCGTGGTGTGGCTGACGGTGATGTTCCAGTGGTTCAGCCAGGCCATCGCCGAGAGCGAAGGCGGCCTGTACTCGCAGCGCATCGACGTCTCGTTCCGCTGGAGCATGAGCTGGTTCATCTTCAGCGAGGTGATGTTCTTCGCGGCCTTCTTCGGCGCGCTGTACTGGGCCCGCGTGCACACGCTGCCGATGCTGGGCAATCTTGACCACCAGCTGCTGTGGCCCGACTTCAAGGCCATCTGGCCGAGCGCCGGAGGCGGTGCCACGGCCTCGCCAGCCGGCATCGTCGAGCCGTTCCAGACCATGGGGCCCTTCTGGCTGCCGACGATCAACACCGCGCTGCTGCTGTCCAGCGGCATCACGCTGACCATCGCGCACCACGCCCTCATCGCCGGCCAGCGGGCCAAGACGATCACCTGGATGTGGATCACGGTGGCGC
This portion of the Ideonella sp. WA131b genome encodes:
- the secB gene encoding protein-export chaperone SecB, whose translation is MADETPVFNIQRMYLKDLSLEQPNSPQILLEQGQPQVDINLQMGADQVADGVFEITVAATVTANLKDKTLFLVEAKQAGIFEIRNVPPEQLQGIVSVVCPQMVYPYLRAIVSDVCTRAGFPPILLTEVNFQAMFEAQQQQAAAAANGGSRIITGAN
- a CDS encoding NAD(P)-dependent glycerol-3-phosphate dehydrogenase, whose product is MQIAVLGAGAWGTALAAAAAAAGHDTWLWARDAAQAAALQATHTNARYLPEVALPPSLRATDDLPAALAHGQGADGLLVIATPMAGLRSLLQALPADAPALWLCKGFEAGTGLLGHEIARTLRPGRPCGVLSGPSFALEVARGLPTALVAASADAALAARAVEAFHGGALRVYTSADIVGVEVGGALKNVLAIATGIVDGLPAAGLNARAALITRGLAEMTRLGQALGARPDTFMGLSGLGDLVLTATGSLSRNRAVGLALAAGRRLPQALAELGHVAEGVPTAAVALQRAQALGVDMPITAAVVAVLEGRLAPAQAVAALMARDAKAEAG
- a CDS encoding tRNA (cytidine(34)-2'-O)-methyltransferase, with translation MFHIVLVEPEIPPNTGNVIRLVANTGCTLHLVEPLGFSMDDKLLRRAGLDYHEWAEVQRHADFDAFLAAAQPDPARLFAFTTHGSQALPAVRWQLGDSFVFGSESRGLAPELRQRFAPAQRVRLPMRPGQRSLNLSNAVAVVVFEAWRQQGYVGGV
- a CDS encoding ComF family protein, with amino-acid sequence MLRDLLGSPAPGAPRQGHWPTQCELCRQWTAGDALCPGCDTRFASLRARCTRCALPTGTPVHRCGGCLGAQEPPFDATVAAADYGFPWDSLVQAFKFHGRVELAPLLADRLARAVAASAPPATLPAPTLVLPVPLAPARLAERGYNQAWELARRVARLRGLPADDALLLRPIDTPHQTGQSRAGREANLARSFMAEPRQRAALAGRAVALVDDVMTTGATVAAAAQELRRAGATAVHVWVFARTPAPGSA
- a CDS encoding biotin synthase, whose product is MPVPDAPATAPRPVDAVALARWRRRLRDAPEPPWLHTEVARRMAERLAVVKLQPPAVLDWGLQPRHDRLLLSSAYPQACITPVDPDAPDAPPAVLPWWQRLLSRGAAPAVRAPAAVPAGQAQLVWSTMLLHTLPDPQAQFVAWQRALAVDGFLMFCTLGPGTLQSLSTLYAAAGWPAPLAPLVDMHDLGDMLVHAGFADPVMDQETLRLTWGHPDAALAELRTLGLNAAPTRAPGLRTPRWRKGLLQHLEATRGPDGRLSLAFEIVYGHAFKPLPRARLAAETTVALDDLRTMARRRPPTPLR
- a CDS encoding DUF2244 domain-containing protein, with translation MSVTAVPAPWAPAPRTGSSFGRRLLNPGPGGRPALQWPLRRNCSITPRQLGAVFLSLCVVSVAVSAFFVAQGAPYVAAFAGIELLAVGVAMLIFARHAGDHETLTLEGRSLHVEQSLGSQVRHTLLDTEWLAVEPAAGQGSLVQLRGRGGSVRVGRFVRPELRAALAQELRTALRRGPEIEP
- the coxB gene encoding cytochrome c oxidase subunit II, encoding MTRSTSFRQRLRQAPLALGALFASGAAMAVSDLPGGPAVNQLNLHPAATQIAEQQHFLHWFMLIVCTVIFVAVFGVMFYSILKHRKSLGHKPANFHESTAVEIAWTVVPFIIVIAMGAMATRTVVAMKDTTNADLTIKATGYQWQWGYDYLKGEGEGIAFLSALDASHRVMSDQGKPQGADYLLKVDNPLVVPVNQKIRIVTTANDVIHAWMVPAFGVKQDAIPGFVRDTWFRAEKTGDFYGQCAELCGKEHAYMPIHVKVVTADEYTAWVAARKKAMQAKADDPSKVWVLADLVARGEKVYNANCAACHRADGKGAGPIKPLDGSAIVLNEPARQIEILLNGAANGAMPAWKQLSDTEIAAVLTYTKNSWSNQTGKLIQPAEIMAARK
- the ctaD gene encoding cytochrome c oxidase subunit I encodes the protein MSAVLPPHGHVAGHDHAHDDHDHKPTGWRRWVFATNHKDIGTMYLLFSFAMLMVGGVLALGIRAELFQPGLQFVNPELFNQLTTMHGLIMVFGAIMPAFVGFANWMIPLQIGASDMAFARMNNLSFWLLIPAALILAGSFFMPGGAPAAGWTLYAPLTLQMGPSMDAAIFAMHIMGASSIMGSINIIVTILNMRAPGMTLMKMPLFCWTWLITAYLLIAVMPVLAGAITMTLTDRHFGTSFFNPAGGGDPVMYQHIFWFFGHPEVYIMILPAFGIVSAIIPAFARKKLFGYTSMVYATASIAILSFIVWAHHMYTTGMPVTGQLFFMYATMLIAVPTGVKIFNWLATMWKGSMTFETPMLWSVGFLFVFSMGGFTGLILAMAPIDIQLQDTYYVVAHFHYVLVAGSLFALFAGVYYWGPKWTGVMYSEVRGKIHFWGSLFFFNITFFPMHFLGLAGMPRRYADYPMQFADFNMIASIGAFGFGLMQVYFFVFVVVPMMRGKGEPASQKPWEAAEGLEWEVPSPAPFHTFENPPKLDATATRVVG
- a CDS encoding cytochrome c oxidase assembly protein, which codes for MKRLLADNRRMLGKLLLIVLLMFGFGYSLVPMYRAICEALGINVLTLSQQRAATGVWTGAHGRTTNTQVDTTRSITVEFDANVRGPWDFKPAKRSIQVHPGELATVMYQFTNIQKRTMAAQAIPSYAPKQASPHFNKLECFCFNEYTLRPGESREWPVAFVIDPKLPRDVTTITLSYTFFEVGGKVPPQPLGTVGQQTAAVVPGLGAGS
- a CDS encoding DUF2970 domain-containing protein — protein: MRAVFWGFFGVRRARDMGADVSRLNPVHLLIGGLLGAAVFVVTLVLLVRWVVGSGVAA
- a CDS encoding cytochrome c oxidase subunit 3, which gives rise to MAATTPAGQTPYYFVPAPSRHPALMAVGLFLVILGAGQWVNDHAWGAWVLLAGIVVWLTVMFQWFSQAIAESEGGLYSQRIDVSFRWSMSWFIFSEVMFFAAFFGALYWARVHTLPMLGNLDHQLLWPDFKAIWPSAGGGATASPAGIVEPFQTMGPFWLPTINTALLLSSGITLTIAHHALIAGQRAKTITWMWITVALGAIFLCVQAYEYLHAYRDLNLKLNSGIFGSTFFMLTGFHGFHVFVGMLMLIFITLRLMKGHFTPERHFGFEGAAWYWHFVDVVWFGLYILVYWL